A window of Thermococcus aggregans contains these coding sequences:
- a CDS encoding MBL fold metallo-hydrolase: MVEIIFLGSGGGRFITITQFRPTGGFFINSSKRIYIDPGPGALVRAWRYKIDPRKIDVLFVSHRHTDHCNDAEVMVEGMTVGVTKKRGVLIASKSVVYGDEDHTPAISKYHLNSLEEVHIPNPGERIQLGEDEMTITPTVHSDPTTIGFILKTPVGKIGYIPDTEYFEELKHIYNGVRLLIASVTRPTNMKIPYHLCTEDVIYMLKEMSQKPEMLIMSHIGMKMHFANPYKEAKFIENTTGVKTLVAKEGFKVKMEKNDIKLRTLRPAREL, translated from the coding sequence TTGGTAGAAATAATTTTTTTGGGAAGCGGTGGCGGAAGATTCATTACAATAACGCAGTTCCGACCTACCGGAGGGTTTTTTATAAACTCAAGTAAGAGGATATACATTGACCCCGGTCCCGGAGCGTTGGTTAGAGCATGGAGATACAAGATAGACCCAAGAAAAATAGACGTACTTTTTGTTTCCCATAGACACACTGATCACTGCAACGATGCCGAAGTTATGGTAGAAGGGATGACAGTGGGGGTTACAAAAAAGAGAGGTGTCCTTATAGCATCGAAAAGCGTAGTTTATGGAGACGAGGACCACACTCCCGCAATCTCCAAGTACCACCTAAATTCATTAGAGGAAGTCCATATCCCAAACCCGGGAGAAAGAATACAGCTCGGAGAGGATGAAATGACAATAACGCCTACCGTGCACTCAGATCCAACCACAATAGGCTTCATCTTAAAAACCCCAGTAGGGAAGATTGGGTATATCCCGGACACAGAATATTTTGAGGAGTTGAAACACATATACAACGGTGTTAGGCTGCTAATAGCTTCAGTGACAAGACCAACAAACATGAAGATTCCCTACCATCTCTGCACTGAAGATGTAATTTACATGCTAAAAGAGATGAGCCAAAAGCCAGAAATGCTTATAATGAGCCACATAGGCATGAAAATGCACTTTGCAAACCCATACAAAGAGGCCAAGTTTATAGAAAATACTACAGGAGTAAAGACTTTGGTCGCAAAAGAAGGATTCAAGGTTAAAATGGAAAAAAACGATATAAAACTAAGAACTCTTAGACCCGCTAGAGAACTCTGA
- a CDS encoding UPF0146 family protein: MSLEKLARFLIERHPTGKFAEIGVGFNFRVALELKNLGRDVLVVDWNPEAVKKAKELGLEAYVDNVFSPNLEIYRDAVAIYSIRPTPEIVKPILKLAQLLKIPMYILPFSLDSMPRILRLENYGGLPIYTWKPYEKDI; encoded by the coding sequence ATGAGTCTTGAGAAACTTGCCAGGTTTCTAATTGAGAGACATCCAACTGGGAAATTCGCAGAGATAGGAGTGGGGTTCAACTTTAGGGTAGCGTTGGAATTAAAAAATCTTGGGAGAGACGTTTTAGTTGTGGATTGGAATCCAGAAGCAGTTAAAAAGGCCAAAGAACTTGGGCTGGAAGCTTATGTTGATAATGTTTTTTCGCCGAATTTGGAAATATATAGAGACGCCGTTGCTATCTATTCTATTCGGCCAACCCCGGAAATTGTTAAGCCAATTTTAAAACTAGCTCAACTGCTCAAAATTCCCATGTACATTTTGCCATTTTCTCTTGATTCCATGCCCAGAATTCTAAGGCTTGAAAATTATGGGGGCTTGCCTATTTACACTTGGAAGCCATATGAAAAAGATATATAA
- a CDS encoding M20 family metallo-hydrolase: MNMEAVFREIESFRDEMVNTLIELIKIPAISPDSGGEGEYDKAQKLLEIIKDWPFDKIERYDAPDPRAKNGVRPNILAYYYGEQGEESPRLWILTHLDVVPPGDLSKWTVTKPFEPVVKDGKVYGRGSEDNGQSLVASLYAVRALMNLGIRPKRTIILAFVSDEETGSKYGIEWLMKNHPELFKKDDLVLVPDGGNEEGTFIEIAEKSILWMKIKVKGKQVHASMPGLGLNAHRVAIDYAKALDDFLHEKYNARDELFDPPESTFEPTMGGNPSDAPNIAPGEHEVVFDCRVLPQYKLDEVLSDAQDLAEKVKEKYKKEIEGKVLPEIEIEVLQRLDAPAPTPKDSEIVKLLQRAIREFRGKEAKVGGIGGGTFAAYFRRLRIPAVVWATLDETAHQPNEYAKIENMVEDAKIMAALALL; this comes from the coding sequence ATGAATATGGAGGCTGTTTTTAGGGAAATTGAGTCTTTTAGGGATGAGATGGTGAATACTTTGATAGAGCTTATTAAAATCCCGGCAATTAGTCCGGATAGTGGTGGGGAGGGCGAATATGACAAGGCTCAGAAGCTACTCGAAATAATAAAAGACTGGCCGTTTGACAAAATTGAACGCTATGATGCTCCCGACCCAAGAGCAAAGAACGGTGTAAGGCCAAACATTCTAGCGTACTATTATGGTGAACAAGGCGAAGAAAGCCCGAGATTATGGATTCTTACGCACTTGGACGTCGTTCCTCCAGGAGATTTGAGCAAGTGGACTGTTACAAAGCCTTTCGAGCCTGTTGTAAAGGATGGTAAAGTTTATGGCAGGGGTAGTGAGGATAATGGTCAGAGTTTAGTGGCTTCACTTTATGCTGTCAGGGCTTTGATGAACCTTGGGATAAGGCCTAAGAGGACGATAATTCTCGCTTTCGTGAGTGATGAGGAAACTGGGAGTAAATATGGTATAGAATGGTTGATGAAGAACCACCCGGAACTCTTCAAAAAAGACGACCTAGTACTAGTGCCTGACGGTGGAAATGAAGAGGGAACATTCATAGAAATTGCTGAGAAAAGCATTCTCTGGATGAAGATTAAGGTTAAGGGCAAGCAGGTTCATGCAAGCATGCCGGGATTGGGATTAAATGCTCACAGGGTTGCCATTGATTATGCGAAAGCCCTTGATGATTTCCTCCATGAGAAGTACAATGCAAGGGATGAGCTCTTTGATCCTCCAGAGAGCACTTTTGAACCCACAATGGGAGGTAATCCAAGCGATGCTCCGAACATTGCTCCGGGAGAGCATGAGGTTGTTTTTGACTGCAGGGTATTACCCCAATACAAGCTGGATGAGGTTTTAAGTGATGCCCAAGATCTCGCTGAGAAGGTTAAGGAGAAATACAAGAAGGAGATCGAGGGCAAAGTATTGCCCGAGATAGAGATAGAGGTTTTACAGAGACTTGATGCTCCAGCACCAACTCCCAAGGATAGTGAGATTGTCAAGCTCTTGCAGAGGGCAATAAGGGAGTTCAGGGGAAAGGAGGCTAAAGTTGGAGGAATAGGCGGGGGAACTTTTGCAGCCTACTTCAGAAGGCTCAGAATTCCTGCGGTTGTATGGGCCACTCTTGATGAGACTGCCCACCAGCCCAATGAGTACGCCAAGATTGAAAACATGGTCGAAGATGCAAAGATAATGGCCGCCTTAGCCCTTCTCTGA
- the glmM gene encoding phosphoglucosamine mutase — MRLFGTAGIRGPINSKVTPELALNVGKALGTYIDHGTVVVGRDARTSSVMLESAVVSGLLSTGVDVVRIGLVPTPMLAWATNKLGDAGVMITASHNPPSDNGIKVFNERGIEFFLEQEEELEKIIFSKSYKTVSWDKIGSVKELDLREQYIKDILDYVNHETKLKVLLDMGNGAGSLITPYLLREMRAKVVTLNSHPDGHFPGRKSEPRYENIAYLSDLVRELGFDLAIAQDGDADRIAVFDEKGNYVEEDTLIALFARLYAREHGGGNIVVSINTSFRIDKVVEEEGGKVYRVPLGQLHDGIKKYNAIFASEPWKFIHPKFGLWIDSFVTIGLLIKIIDQEGKPLSEIVKDIPKYYMIKKNVKCPDEIKYQVVEKVKEQLQELLKDQIEEVITISGIRLNLKDGSWVLVRPSGTEPKIRVVVEGTTEKRREELFNLAYNLVTKLVSEFSSGSKSS, encoded by the coding sequence ATGAGGCTGTTTGGAACTGCAGGGATTAGGGGTCCTATTAACTCAAAAGTTACTCCAGAGCTCGCTTTAAATGTTGGAAAGGCTCTTGGTACGTATATCGATCACGGTACAGTAGTTGTCGGGAGAGATGCAAGAACTTCAAGTGTAATGCTTGAAAGTGCCGTGGTTAGTGGCTTGCTGAGTACTGGTGTGGACGTTGTTAGAATCGGCCTTGTCCCAACTCCAATGCTTGCATGGGCTACAAATAAGCTTGGAGATGCCGGTGTAATGATAACAGCATCTCACAATCCGCCCAGTGATAACGGCATTAAAGTGTTTAACGAGAGAGGGATAGAGTTCTTCTTGGAGCAGGAAGAAGAATTAGAAAAAATAATTTTCTCTAAGAGCTACAAAACGGTCTCATGGGACAAAATTGGAAGCGTAAAAGAGTTAGACCTAAGGGAACAGTACATTAAGGACATATTAGACTATGTAAATCACGAGACTAAATTGAAAGTTCTCCTGGATATGGGGAACGGAGCTGGTAGTTTGATAACTCCCTACCTATTGAGAGAGATGAGGGCAAAAGTTGTAACGTTAAATTCTCATCCTGATGGGCACTTCCCCGGTAGAAAATCCGAGCCGAGATATGAGAATATCGCGTATTTAAGTGATCTTGTGAGAGAACTGGGATTTGATTTAGCAATTGCCCAAGATGGAGATGCGGATAGGATTGCAGTATTTGATGAGAAGGGTAACTATGTAGAGGAGGATACCTTAATAGCCCTCTTTGCAAGGCTTTACGCTAGAGAGCACGGAGGAGGAAACATTGTAGTCTCAATAAACACCTCCTTTAGAATTGATAAGGTTGTTGAGGAAGAAGGCGGAAAAGTATACAGGGTTCCCTTGGGTCAGCTTCACGATGGAATAAAGAAATACAATGCAATATTTGCATCAGAACCTTGGAAATTTATCCACCCCAAGTTTGGACTGTGGATTGACAGTTTCGTGACAATTGGGCTGTTGATAAAAATAATAGACCAAGAAGGAAAACCCCTTTCGGAGATAGTTAAGGACATTCCAAAATACTATATGATTAAAAAGAATGTCAAGTGTCCGGATGAAATAAAATATCAAGTTGTCGAGAAGGTAAAAGAACAGTTGCAAGAGCTCTTGAAAGACCAAATTGAAGAAGTTATCACGATTTCCGGCATAAGGTTAAACCTTAAAGATGGATCTTGGGTGCTGGTGAGGCCAAGTGGAACCGAGCCAAAAATAAGGGTCGTTGTAGAAGGAACCACAGAAAAAAGAAGAGAAGAGCTATTTAACTTGGCATACAACTTGGTTACCAAACTGGTTTCAGAGTTCTCTAGCGGGTCTAAGAGTTCTTAG